In the genome of Jatrophihabitans sp., one region contains:
- a CDS encoding ABC transporter ATP-binding protein — protein sequence MTEPFPTTAAAAAGVSTAQDSAPGGSAPGGSAPGGSAGPAVQQPAEVLSLTGVTGAIGGRAIFSDVSLRVRAGEFVAVLGPNGVGKSTLLKTVLGLLPTNAGQIQVLGGPPGRHNSRIGYLPQRRAFDPATRIRGVDIVRMGWDGDRWGIALPGRLAGQAGREARERVREVIALVGAEQYAHRPIGQCSGGEQQRLLIAQALIRRPELLVLDEPLDSLDVTNQASVSALIQSVCRSHGVAVMLVAHDVNPILPYLDQVIYLAHGGAVMGPPEEVITADTLSMLYGTAVDVLRDRTGRLVVVGQPDSHAEHRPGP from the coding sequence ATGACCGAGCCGTTCCCGACCACCGCCGCAGCCGCGGCGGGAGTGTCCACGGCCCAGGACTCGGCGCCAGGCGGGTCGGCGCCAGGCGGGTCGGCGCCAGGCGGGTCAGCAGGGCCTGCAGTGCAGCAGCCGGCCGAGGTGCTCAGCCTCACCGGCGTCACCGGCGCCATCGGCGGCCGGGCGATCTTCTCCGACGTCAGCCTGCGGGTGCGGGCCGGTGAGTTCGTGGCGGTGCTGGGACCCAACGGCGTCGGCAAGTCCACGCTGCTCAAGACGGTGCTCGGGCTGCTACCGACCAACGCAGGTCAGATCCAGGTGCTGGGCGGCCCGCCCGGGCGGCACAACTCCCGCATCGGGTACCTGCCGCAACGGCGGGCCTTCGACCCCGCGACCAGGATCCGTGGCGTCGACATCGTCCGGATGGGCTGGGACGGTGACCGTTGGGGCATCGCGCTCCCGGGCCGGCTGGCCGGACAGGCCGGGCGCGAGGCTCGTGAACGGGTCCGCGAGGTGATCGCCCTGGTGGGCGCCGAGCAGTACGCCCACCGACCGATCGGCCAGTGCTCAGGTGGTGAGCAGCAGCGGCTGCTGATCGCCCAGGCACTGATCCGCCGCCCGGAGCTGCTGGTGCTCGACGAGCCGCTGGACAGCCTGGACGTCACCAACCAGGCGTCGGTGAGCGCGCTCATCCAGTCGGTCTGCCGCAGCCACGGGGTGGCGGTGATGCTGGTCGCCCACGACGTGAACCCGATTTTGCCCTACCTGGACCAGGTGATCTACCTGGCGCACGGCGGCGCGGTGATGGGCCCGCCTGAAGAGGTGATCACCGCCGACACCCTCAGCATGCTCTACGGCACTGCCGTCGACGTGCTGCGCGACCGCACCGGCCGGTTGGTGGTGGTGGGCCAGCCCGACAGCCACGCCGAGCACCGGCCGGGGCCATGA
- a CDS encoding zinc ABC transporter substrate-binding protein has translation MTTVAVAGCATTPSAPAAPGGPIEVAASTNVWGSILSQLGGSHVRATAIISNPQTDPHAYEPTPADARTIAGSRVFVQNGVGYDPWAARSVAASPDENRTVIDVGKLVGTPDGGNPHRWYSPADVAKVIDAVSAGLKRADPANAEYYDNRRRSFQAEDLGQYHQLISDIKARYPGVAVGASESIFEPMSQALGLKLATPAGFLQAISEGTDPSAADKAASEAQLSRRTVRVYVYNGQNATPDVAAQLATARRAGVPVVAVTETINPPDASFQQWQVSQLRALLAALKQSAER, from the coding sequence GTGACGACCGTCGCAGTGGCCGGCTGCGCCACCACTCCCAGCGCCCCGGCCGCTCCCGGCGGCCCGATCGAGGTCGCCGCCAGCACCAATGTCTGGGGAAGCATCCTCAGCCAGCTCGGCGGCAGCCACGTCCGTGCCACCGCGATCATCTCCAATCCGCAGACGGACCCGCACGCCTACGAGCCGACTCCGGCCGACGCCCGGACGATCGCCGGCTCGCGGGTCTTCGTCCAGAACGGGGTCGGCTATGACCCGTGGGCGGCACGAAGCGTGGCGGCCAGCCCCGATGAGAACCGGACGGTCATCGACGTGGGCAAGCTGGTCGGGACGCCCGACGGCGGCAACCCGCACCGTTGGTACTCCCCCGCCGACGTCGCCAAGGTCATCGACGCGGTCAGCGCCGGTCTGAAGCGGGCCGATCCGGCCAACGCCGAGTACTACGACAACCGGCGGCGCAGCTTCCAGGCCGAAGACCTGGGCCAGTACCACCAGTTGATCAGCGACATCAAAGCCCGCTACCCCGGCGTCGCCGTCGGCGCCAGCGAGAGCATCTTCGAGCCGATGTCCCAGGCGCTCGGCCTGAAGCTGGCGACCCCTGCCGGATTTCTGCAGGCGATCAGCGAGGGCACTGACCCCAGCGCCGCCGACAAGGCCGCCAGCGAAGCGCAACTGAGCCGCCGGACGGTCAGGGTCTATGTCTACAACGGCCAGAACGCCACACCGGACGTCGCGGCTCAGTTGGCAACGGCGCGCCGGGCCGGCGTGCCGGTGGTGGCCGTCACCGAGACGATCAACCCGCCCGACGCCAGCTTTCAGCAGTGGCAGGTCAGCCAGCTGCGCGCGTTGCTGGCCGCGTTGAAGCAGTCGGCCGAGCGATGA
- a CDS encoding SRPBCC family protein, translating to MISTSRPIEATPEQVWAVLSDGWLYAGWVVGASRIREVDPRWPAVGATISHSVGSWPLLLDDDTEVLTCRPEHILRLLARTRPLGESLVEIELTERPGLGTCTVTIREDTISGPGLLVLPALRQLALAPRNRESLRRLDYLVRGRVRRDHEG from the coding sequence ATGATCTCGACATCAAGGCCGATCGAGGCGACTCCCGAGCAGGTGTGGGCGGTGCTCAGCGACGGCTGGCTGTATGCCGGTTGGGTCGTCGGCGCCTCCCGAATCCGCGAAGTCGATCCGCGGTGGCCGGCCGTCGGCGCCACGATCTCGCACTCCGTCGGCAGCTGGCCGCTGCTGCTCGACGACGACACCGAGGTGCTGACCTGCCGACCTGAGCACATCCTGCGGCTGCTTGCCCGTACCCGGCCGTTGGGTGAGTCGCTGGTCGAGATCGAACTCACCGAGCGCCCGGGGCTGGGCACCTGCACCGTGACGATCCGTGAGGACACCATCAGCGGTCCGGGGCTGCTGGTGCTGCCTGCGCTGCGGCAACTGGCGCTGGCGCCGCGCAACCGGGAGTCGCTGCGCCGACTGGACTACCTGGTTCGCGGCCGGGTGCGCAGGGATCACGAGGGATGA
- a CDS encoding trehalose-6-phosphate synthase has translation MSSTTQERRHGEPTPAVTGEYDFVVVANRLPLDRVEEPDGQVSWRRSPGGLVTALQPVMQQADGAWIGWTGAPGPAPEPFDEAGMRLVGVSLSSEEIRDYYEGFSNDTLWPLYHDVIAPPRFRRAWWDAYVKVNQRFARAAAEQAADAAVVWVQDYQLQLVPGMLRAQRPDLRIGFFNHIPFPGYEIFAQLPWRRQIIEGLLGADLLGFQRQGDATNFLRACRRAAGLATRGPLVRVPRVWSGDAARSPAGNSTGRRRAGPAAAEDDRTVRAATFPISIDSAGFEALARRPEVKARAAEIRQALGNPKTLLLGVDRLDYTKGIAHRLKAYGELLQEGRLTSPQDVLVLVASPSRERVEQYRKLRDEVEVTVGRINGEFGEVGSAPVHYLHQSYPQEEMAALYLAADVMLVTSLRDGMNLVAKEYVACRYDESGALVLSEFTGAADELGSAFMVNPHDIAGLKDAIVRAARISPQEARRRMRSLRRRVREYDVAHWAQTFLDALHGEPELPLEPEPTSITSSE, from the coding sequence ATGAGCAGCACAACGCAGGAGCGTCGCCACGGTGAGCCCACCCCGGCGGTGACCGGTGAGTACGACTTCGTCGTCGTGGCCAACCGGTTACCGCTGGACCGCGTCGAGGAGCCGGATGGGCAGGTGTCCTGGCGGCGCAGCCCCGGCGGGCTGGTGACCGCGTTGCAACCGGTGATGCAGCAGGCCGACGGCGCCTGGATCGGCTGGACCGGAGCTCCCGGCCCGGCGCCGGAGCCCTTCGACGAGGCAGGCATGCGGCTGGTCGGCGTCAGCCTGTCGAGTGAGGAGATTCGCGACTATTACGAGGGATTCTCCAACGACACGTTGTGGCCGCTGTATCACGACGTGATCGCCCCGCCGAGATTTCGGCGCGCGTGGTGGGACGCCTATGTCAAGGTCAACCAGCGGTTCGCCCGGGCCGCGGCCGAGCAGGCCGCCGACGCGGCGGTGGTGTGGGTGCAGGACTACCAGTTGCAGCTGGTGCCGGGCATGTTACGAGCCCAGCGCCCGGACCTGCGGATCGGATTCTTCAACCACATTCCCTTTCCCGGCTATGAGATCTTCGCCCAGTTGCCGTGGCGGCGGCAGATCATCGAGGGTCTGCTGGGGGCTGACCTGCTGGGATTCCAGCGTCAGGGCGACGCCACCAACTTCTTGCGGGCCTGCCGCCGGGCCGCCGGGCTGGCCACCCGCGGCCCGTTGGTGCGGGTTCCGCGGGTCTGGTCCGGTGACGCCGCCCGCAGTCCGGCCGGGAACTCCACCGGTCGCCGACGGGCAGGGCCGGCAGCCGCCGAGGACGACCGGACGGTGCGGGCGGCGACCTTTCCGATCTCGATCGACTCGGCCGGCTTCGAGGCTCTCGCACGCCGGCCTGAGGTCAAAGCCCGGGCAGCGGAGATCAGGCAGGCCCTCGGCAATCCCAAGACCCTGCTGCTGGGCGTGGACCGGCTGGACTACACCAAGGGGATCGCGCACCGGCTCAAGGCCTACGGCGAGCTGCTGCAGGAAGGTCGGCTGACCTCACCGCAGGACGTCCTGGTGCTGGTGGCCAGTCCTAGCCGGGAGCGGGTCGAGCAGTACCGCAAGCTGCGCGACGAGGTCGAGGTGACCGTCGGCCGGATCAACGGCGAGTTCGGCGAGGTGGGCAGCGCCCCGGTGCACTACCTGCACCAGTCCTATCCGCAGGAGGAGATGGCCGCGCTCTACCTGGCAGCCGACGTCATGCTGGTCACCTCGCTGCGCGACGGCATGAACCTGGTCGCCAAGGAGTACGTGGCGTGCCGTTATGACGAGTCCGGCGCTCTGGTGCTGAGCGAGTTCACCGGCGCCGCCGACGAGCTCGGCAGCGCCTTCATGGTGAACCCGCACGACATTGCCGGGCTCAAGGACGCGATCGTCCGGGCCGCGCGGATCTCGCCGCAGGAAGCCCGGCGGCGGATGCGCTCGTTGCGGCGGCGGGTGCGCGAGTACGACGTCGCGCACTGGGCCCAGACCTTCTTGGACGCCCTGCACGGCGAGCCCGAGCTCCCGCTTGAGCCTGAGCCGACGTCGATCACGAGTTCGGAGTAG
- a CDS encoding FKBP-type peptidyl-prolyl cis-trans isomerase, translated as MFSRSRFVLASFVLPISLLTACGSGDEPDAPPASSGAASASTSGSASPAASAVKGVADASVKGGFGVKPVVTVADKPAPSQLSEQVITSGSGDTVAKGDTLVANYSGQTWAPKDGKVKVFDSSFDRGAPAAFVIGAGAVIPGWDKTLVGKRLGSRVLLSIPPADGYGAQGQPQAGIAGTDTLVFVVDLIATYKPNASAPGTAVTRLPAGLPKITNVAAKAPTVISTAGVKLGKKPAATLLVTGSGAKIDPAKTLVLQVVQTDAATGKNTQSTWGKAPQTVAARNVLTVASVLNGRNIGSRALILVPAIAAKPASGGQQAQPASPAQILIVDVVGQF; from the coding sequence GTGTTCTCTCGTTCGCGCTTTGTGCTCGCCTCCTTCGTCCTGCCGATCTCGCTGCTCACCGCCTGCGGCTCCGGCGATGAGCCCGACGCCCCGCCTGCCAGCTCCGGCGCTGCCTCTGCTTCGACCTCGGGGTCGGCGTCACCGGCTGCCAGCGCGGTGAAGGGCGTGGCCGACGCCTCGGTCAAGGGCGGCTTCGGCGTCAAGCCGGTCGTCACCGTGGCCGACAAGCCGGCGCCCAGCCAGCTCTCCGAGCAGGTCATCACCAGCGGCTCTGGCGACACGGTGGCCAAGGGCGACACCCTGGTGGCCAACTACAGCGGCCAGACCTGGGCGCCCAAGGACGGCAAGGTCAAGGTCTTCGACAGCTCCTTCGACCGGGGCGCCCCGGCCGCGTTCGTGATCGGCGCCGGCGCGGTGATCCCGGGCTGGGACAAGACCCTGGTGGGTAAGCGGCTCGGCAGCCGGGTGCTGCTGTCAATCCCGCCGGCTGACGGCTATGGCGCCCAGGGGCAGCCGCAAGCCGGCATCGCCGGTACCGACACGCTGGTCTTCGTCGTCGACCTGATCGCGACCTACAAGCCGAACGCCTCGGCGCCGGGCACCGCCGTGACCCGCCTGCCGGCCGGGCTGCCCAAGATCACCAATGTCGCTGCCAAGGCGCCGACGGTGATCAGCACAGCCGGGGTCAAGCTCGGCAAGAAGCCCGCCGCCACCCTGCTGGTGACCGGCTCCGGAGCGAAGATCGACCCGGCCAAGACCCTCGTCCTGCAGGTCGTGCAGACCGACGCCGCCACCGGAAAGAACACCCAGTCCACCTGGGGCAAGGCGCCCCAGACGGTGGCCGCGCGCAACGTGCTCACCGTGGCCAGCGTGCTCAACGGGCGCAACATCGGCAGCCGCGCGCTGATCCTGGTGCCCGCGATCGCCGCGAAGCCGGCCTCCGGCGGCCAGCAGGCCCAGCCTGCCTCGCCGGCCCAGATCCTGATCGTGGACGTGGTCGGGCAGTTCTAA
- a CDS encoding RecQ family ATP-dependent DNA helicase, with protein MTLAASVERQLGAAVRQLLGDVELRPGQAEALEAVLERDTLAVLATGTGKSLIYRVAGQLLPGATVIVSPTVALQQDQLVALSTAGPPAAALNSLMTAAQQRRVLERMATGELEFLLLSPEQLAREEVLQALTATKVSLFVVDEAHCVSSWGHDFRPDYLALPTVIAALGRPRVLALTATASPRVRGEIVSALKMTEPAVIVGEFDRPNIWLGSQLATDAAAADAQVLQALQDQVRDGTGTAIVYVASRRRSEELAEAVAGLGLAAVHYHGSMARKLRDAAHAAFLDGSVSVVVATNAFGLGIDKPDVRLIVHADPPEDLDAYYQQIGRAGRDGEPARAILLNRPNGYALARYFSAGQGPSAGDLTALLAALDSRATKLSVVADRAGLSAARVRRAANALIAVDAVAERRGSLRRVCEPDAADHAVEDAEHSARQRRAQAETAVELVRRYAETGDCRRRLLLQLLGEDRVDPCSHCDNCDAGTSSTVEHQPFALSQRVEHAQWGIGVVQQYEPGRVVVLFDDVGFRTLALDVVAERGLLTPVAG; from the coding sequence ATGACCCTGGCGGCATCGGTCGAACGCCAGCTCGGCGCCGCGGTCCGGCAACTGCTCGGCGACGTCGAGCTGCGGCCGGGGCAGGCCGAAGCGCTGGAGGCGGTGCTTGAGCGCGACACCCTCGCGGTTCTGGCGACCGGCACCGGAAAGTCGCTGATCTACCGGGTGGCCGGTCAGCTGCTGCCCGGGGCGACGGTGATCGTGTCGCCGACAGTCGCCCTGCAGCAGGATCAGTTGGTGGCGCTGTCCACGGCGGGCCCACCGGCGGCGGCTCTCAACAGCCTGATGACCGCCGCCCAGCAACGCCGCGTGCTGGAGCGGATGGCCACCGGCGAGTTGGAGTTCCTGCTGTTGTCACCGGAGCAACTGGCGCGCGAAGAGGTGCTGCAGGCGCTGACCGCGACGAAGGTGTCCTTGTTCGTCGTGGACGAGGCGCACTGCGTGAGCTCGTGGGGCCACGACTTCCGACCGGACTACCTGGCCCTGCCGACGGTGATCGCGGCCCTGGGCCGGCCCCGGGTGCTGGCGCTGACAGCCACCGCCTCGCCGCGCGTGCGCGGCGAGATCGTCAGCGCCCTGAAGATGACCGAGCCGGCCGTGATCGTGGGGGAGTTCGACCGTCCCAACATCTGGCTGGGCAGCCAGCTGGCCACCGACGCGGCCGCAGCCGACGCCCAGGTGCTGCAGGCACTGCAGGACCAGGTGCGCGACGGAACGGGCACCGCCATCGTCTATGTCGCCAGCCGTCGGCGCAGCGAGGAGCTGGCCGAGGCGGTGGCCGGGCTGGGCCTGGCCGCCGTCCACTACCACGGCTCGATGGCACGCAAGCTGCGCGACGCCGCCCACGCCGCCTTCCTCGACGGCTCGGTGTCGGTCGTGGTGGCCACCAACGCCTTCGGCCTGGGCATCGACAAGCCGGACGTGCGGCTGATCGTGCACGCCGACCCGCCCGAGGACCTCGACGCCTACTACCAGCAGATCGGGCGCGCCGGCCGTGACGGAGAACCGGCCCGAGCGATCCTGCTCAACCGGCCGAACGGCTACGCCCTGGCCCGTTACTTCAGCGCCGGCCAGGGCCCGTCGGCCGGCGACCTGACGGCGCTGCTGGCGGCGCTGGACAGCCGCGCGACCAAGCTCAGCGTGGTGGCCGACCGAGCCGGCCTGTCGGCTGCCCGGGTCCGACGGGCTGCCAACGCCCTGATCGCCGTGGACGCGGTAGCCGAGCGGCGCGGCAGCCTGCGCCGGGTCTGCGAGCCCGACGCCGCCGATCACGCCGTCGAAGACGCCGAGCACTCAGCCCGACAGCGCCGGGCGCAGGCCGAGACCGCGGTCGAGCTGGTGCGGCGCTACGCCGAGACCGGTGACTGCCGTCGGCGGCTCCTGCTGCAACTGCTCGGCGAGGACCGGGTGGATCCCTGTTCCCACTGCGACAACTGTGACGCCGGCACCTCCAGCACCGTCGAGCACCAGCCCTTTGCCTTGAGCCAGCGGGTCGAACACGCCCAGTGGGGGATCGGCGTCGTCCAGCAGTACGAGCCCGGCCGGGTCGTCGTCCTGTTCGACGACGTCGGCTTCCGGACCCTGGCGCTGGATGTCGTCGCCGAGCGCGGGCTGTTGACGCCGGTCGCCGGTTAG
- a CDS encoding Nramp family divalent metal transporter, with translation MTAFADPLKPGIAAPITVGVRTPRLWTRTGATAVLISAGYLDPGNWATDLAAGARFGMRLVWVVAIATVLALFLQQLAARLGLGSGCDFGQLLRQRCSPLVRWSLTPPILLALAITEVVEVLGVIVGVRLLTGLPAGASVAVAAVLLTAVLAAPAGAGRLAVYGCLSIVTVVYLAVLIRSGLQETAAGLAPRPLPPGGLPVALGIIGAIVMPHNLLLHSSLAKQLRAQDPRATDPAHARTLLASTIRTSALALLAAFVVNCSIMSITARAAGPTGGNEGISAAYRDLAPVLGQATSVLFALSLIAAGLASSVTGGMAAAESLRELVPALRLAPVARRLSCLAPAGAVCVLGLPEGTVLVWSQVVLSLVLPMVLFPLISFVSDRKLMGSLVVGRGQRTLAQLIAAGISVLSATAILGL, from the coding sequence ATGACGGCCTTCGCCGACCCGCTCAAGCCGGGCATCGCCGCCCCGATCACCGTCGGCGTGCGGACACCGCGGCTGTGGACGCGGACCGGCGCCACCGCGGTGCTGATCTCGGCCGGCTACCTCGATCCCGGTAACTGGGCCACCGACCTGGCCGCGGGCGCCCGCTTCGGAATGCGGCTGGTCTGGGTGGTGGCCATCGCCACCGTGCTGGCGCTGTTCCTGCAGCAACTGGCGGCCCGGCTGGGTCTGGGCAGCGGCTGTGACTTCGGGCAATTGCTGCGGCAGCGCTGCTCGCCGCTGGTGCGCTGGTCCCTCACCCCACCGATCCTCCTGGCGCTGGCGATCACCGAAGTGGTCGAGGTGCTCGGGGTGATCGTCGGTGTGCGGTTGCTGACCGGCCTGCCGGCCGGCGCCTCAGTCGCGGTGGCCGCGGTGCTGCTCACCGCGGTGCTCGCCGCGCCGGCCGGCGCCGGCCGGCTGGCCGTCTACGGCTGCCTGTCGATCGTCACCGTGGTGTACCTGGCGGTCCTGATCCGCTCGGGCCTGCAGGAGACGGCCGCCGGCTTGGCGCCTCGCCCGCTTCCGCCCGGCGGCCTGCCGGTGGCGCTGGGCATCATCGGCGCGATCGTGATGCCGCACAACCTGTTGCTCCACTCAAGCCTGGCCAAGCAGCTTCGCGCTCAGGACCCGCGGGCGACTGACCCTGCGCATGCCCGCACCCTGCTCGCCTCCACGATCAGAACGAGCGCGCTCGCGCTGCTCGCCGCCTTCGTCGTGAACTGCTCGATCATGTCGATCACCGCCCGGGCCGCCGGGCCGACCGGCGGCAACGAGGGCATCAGCGCCGCCTACCGCGACTTGGCGCCGGTGCTGGGGCAGGCGACGTCAGTGTTGTTCGCCCTCAGCCTGATCGCGGCCGGCCTGGCGTCCTCGGTCACCGGTGGAATGGCCGCGGCTGAGTCGCTGCGCGAACTGGTGCCCGCGCTCAGGCTGGCTCCGGTAGCCCGCCGGTTGAGCTGCCTGGCGCCGGCCGGCGCCGTCTGCGTCCTCGGCCTGCCCGAGGGCACCGTGCTGGTGTGGAGTCAGGTGGTGCTCAGCCTGGTGCTGCCGATGGTGCTGTTCCCGCTGATCTCCTTCGTCAGCGACCGGAAGCTGATGGGCTCACTGGTGGTCGGCCGCGGCCAGCGGACGCTGGCCCAGCTGATCGCGGCCGGGATCAGCGTGCTGTCGGCGACCGCGATCCTGGGGCTGTGA
- a CDS encoding manganese catalase family protein, translated as MYRHVKNLQFEAKPERPDALFAMKFQEILGGQFGEMTVMMQYLFQGWNCRIPGKYKDMIMDIGTEEIGHVEMLTTMLARLLEGAPAETTEKAVAANPVLAAVIGGMNPQHAIVSGGGGLPRDSQGVPWNAGYIVASGNMLTDFRSNAAAEGQSRLMTSRIYNMTDDRGVRDMLAFNLARDTFHQQQWLLAIEQLQEDGLADLIEDSNFEEENKEHDHTFWSFSEGSQAGEGRWARGQTLVDEQQIVYLAEPVPLTDDTGVLPAPDPKLFATYDGSRGAGKPGTAGAATAQGISNVVNKVKDTLT; from the coding sequence ATGTACCGCCACGTAAAGAACCTGCAGTTCGAAGCCAAACCGGAACGGCCTGACGCCTTGTTCGCCATGAAGTTCCAGGAGATCCTCGGCGGTCAGTTCGGTGAGATGACCGTGATGATGCAGTACCTGTTCCAGGGCTGGAACTGCCGGATCCCCGGTAAGTACAAGGACATGATCATGGACATCGGCACCGAGGAGATCGGTCACGTCGAGATGCTCACGACGATGCTGGCCCGGCTGCTGGAGGGCGCCCCGGCAGAGACCACCGAGAAGGCGGTGGCGGCCAATCCGGTGCTGGCCGCGGTGATCGGAGGGATGAACCCTCAGCATGCCATCGTCTCCGGAGGCGGCGGGCTGCCCCGCGACAGCCAGGGAGTGCCGTGGAACGCCGGTTACATCGTCGCCAGCGGCAATATGCTCACCGACTTCCGATCCAACGCCGCAGCCGAGGGTCAGAGCCGGTTGATGACCAGCCGCATCTACAACATGACCGATGACCGCGGCGTGCGCGACATGTTGGCGTTCAACCTGGCCCGCGACACCTTCCACCAGCAGCAGTGGTTGCTGGCCATCGAGCAGTTGCAGGAGGACGGCCTGGCCGATCTCATCGAAGACTCGAACTTCGAGGAGGAGAACAAGGAGCACGACCACACCTTCTGGAGCTTCTCCGAAGGCAGCCAGGCTGGCGAGGGCCGGTGGGCGCGCGGCCAGACGCTGGTCGACGAGCAGCAGATCGTCTACCTGGCCGAACCGGTCCCGTTGACCGATGACACCGGCGTGCTGCCGGCGCCGGACCCGAAGCTGTTCGCCACCTACGACGGCAGCCGTGGAGCCGGCAAGCCGGGCACCGCGGGCGCGGCCACCGCCCAGGGCATCTCGAACGTGGTCAACAAGGTCAAGGACACCCTGACCTGA